A single Anopheles funestus chromosome 2RL, idAnoFuneDA-416_04, whole genome shotgun sequence DNA region contains:
- the LOC125765803 gene encoding uncharacterized protein LOC125765803 has product MPGRDEMLGVLSDAGIAVPPSATVAQIRRLFAEIMGIDATPIPDEESASEAPLTDAPTTCLSAILDASSATPVKRDAAILDALSATLAKRDAAILDASSATLAKRDVAILDTSSVTPVKCGVAMLDATEAERVDSAAKECNPANKCTQATYDDEIRRLQQQLELVDLRRKIQALEHQSEYAPPPIADLKLDKIIEPFTGDDDRCIIQWLDDLDYTFSLHRVKDADKFVHARRLLKGSAAIVAQSSRALTLEQLKEELISTLSVPPTVEAVLRQLRSRRLSPKETTLRYVLDMQRIASRAPIPEPELINIILDGLDSPSLTAGMRFMANNVEDLKPMLKKFETIRSRRVPKPTTTSSSIPEKVPVSTNRGATQNIIRCYNCSEFGHLKSACSRPNRPPGACFTCFQMGHNYKNCPKKVANAAAHPDPITRIAGDDNETLALDELQEVVL; this is encoded by the exons ATGCCTGGTCGTGATGAAATGTTGGGCGTTCTGTCGGATGCGGGGATTGCGGTTCCCCCTTCCGCTACCGTTGCCCAGATCCGGAGattgtttgctgaaattaTGGGAATTGACGCCACACCGATACCAGACGAGGAATCAGCTTCCGAAGCGCCTTTGACCGATGCTCCTACCACGTGCCtgtccgccattttggacgcttcgAGTGCTACACCCGTGAAGCGCgatgccgccattttggacgccttGAGTGCCACACTTGCGAAGCGTgatgccgccattttggacgcctcgAGTGCCACACTCGCGAAGCGTGATGTCGCCATTTTGGACACTTCAAGTGTTACCCCCGTAAAGTGCGGTGTTGCCATGTTGGACGCTACCGAAGCGGAGCGTGTTGATAGTGCAGCCAAAGAATGTAACCCGGCTAACAAATGCACCCAGGCTACTTACGATGACGAAATTCGCAGATTGCAGCAACAATTGGAGTTAGTGGATTTGCGCCGTAAGATTCAGGCTTTGGAACACCAGTCTGAATATGCTCCACCACCGATTGCTGACTTAAAGCTCGATAAAATAATCGAACCCTTCACGGGAGACGACGACAGATGTATCATCCAATGGTTGGATGACCTCGATTATACTTTCTCCCTACATCGTGTGAAGGATGCTGATAAATTCGTTCATGCTCGTCGGCTGCTTAAAGGATCTGCGGCTATCGTTGCCCAGTCATCTCGTGCCCTTACCCTGGAACAGTTAAAGGAAGAACTCATCTCAACCTTGAGTGTGCCGCCAACGGTTGAAGCCGTTCTTCGACAATTACGATCCCGTCGTCTCTCCCCAAAGGAGACCACCTTACGTTATGTGTTGGATATGCAACGTATTGCCAGCCGAGCCCCCATCCCGGAACCCGAATTGATCAACATTATCCTCGATGGTCTGGATAGCCCATCTCTTACTGCTGGGATGCGATTCATGGCGAACAACGTGGAAGACCTGAAGCCTATGCTTAAGAAATTCGAGACTATTCGGTCCAGAAGAGTCCCCAAGCCGACGACGACATCATCTTCAATTCCGGAGAAAGTTCCTGTTTCGACCAATCGAGGAGCAACGCAGAACATCATTCGATGTTACAACTGCTCGGAGTTTGGACATCTTAAGAGTGCCTGTTCTCGCCCCAACCGACCACCGGGGGCATGCTTCACGTGTTTCCAGATGGGGCATAACTACAAAAATTGCCCAAAGAAGGTCGCGAATGCTGCTGCTCATCCGGATCCAATTACTCGTATTGCgggtgatgataatgaaactctggcattagatgaattacaagag GTAGTTCTGtaa